The genomic region GTGCAGATCAGTCTAGCAATCCACCAATTAGATCCAAATTGCTAACTTTTGGGGGAAAGCAACAGTCTGTTTATTTGGAAGGAGACAAAATCCGGTTTCTATAATGTCTTTTgtgacctcagaacatcccaaaagcTTCACAGCCCATGAATTACatttctttttgaagtgtagtcagtgtaatgtaggaaatgcagcagccaatttgtacacagcaagatcccacaaagagcaatgtgagaatgaccagatCATTAACCTTtagtggataaatattggcccccaCAGCACctactcctcttcaaaatagtgatgGCATTTTTTACACCCTATCAAAGATGACAGAAGAcacctctgtttaacatctcctctgaaaggcagcgcctctgacagtgcagcattccctcagtgctgtgtgtgTCAACCCAGGCttttggattatgtgctcaagtctctagagtgagGCTCGAACCGACAATCTTCTGACTCCAAGTGACCCGAGCTGACCCCTGGCGAGCCTGATACCAGTGGGATACAGCAAAGAGGCACCAAACAACTGGAGGGCAGACTCATGTCTGCATCTCTGCCCGGTGCCAACTTGCACTGTCCTGTCAAGAAATCTGCGAGCTGGACCAGCCATCTCTCAGGGAAGAATCCTCTGTAAGCCTTAGCCCATCAGCTGCCCTACGGCATGGCTGCAATAAATGACAAGCTGTGAGACACCATCACAGGAATATTTCCAGTTCCTATGTATTTCTGTACAGTTACTGGAAGGGTTTACACTAGCCAGCCACTCATTGCAACATAACAGATACTTTTGATCTTTCTTATAGGGCAGATGGAATGGGAGaatgggattaaactgggtgggatattgaagggtacacAAGAGTGGAACTTGCATTGAACCTTGTTAGATCACATTTAAAGTgatgtgaacagttctggtctccatattattaaAATGATGCAGAGGCACTGGAGAATGCCTAAGAAGAGACTGAGGGTTGCCATGAACAAAGTCTTTAatattatgaaggggtttgacaggatagatgtagagatgtttccacttgtaactaggggccatcaatataagacagtcactaataagtccaaccgggaattcaggagaaatttctttacccagagagtggtgagaatgtggaactcactaccacagagagtggttgaggtgaatagtgttgatgtatttaaggggaagctgggtgAACACACGAGGGAGAGGGCAATAGAAggaatgctgatagggtgagatggagagggggttGGAGGAGACTCATGTAGAGCAGAAGCACGAGTTTGGTGTGGATGGGCCGAACAGCCtggttctgtgctgtaattttgatGTAAAGCAGACACTGTAGTTTGTTCTTTTGATAAGAATCTCACTTGTTCCTCTGGAAAAAGAAGGCTTAAAGGTGGAAATCTGGGATAAAGACTGTCAAATGATTCCATCTCCAGAAAACAAATCTCATGATTGAAAGTGTAGATTTTATAGAATCAACAGCTGAGGTTAATGATGAGAATTGGTCTAGATTGTTTCCACTCTTAGTTTACTCTCCGTGATTATAGAGCCCCGCTGCTGGATCCTGGGAGGGCATCCACaggtccctctcccttccccgaTCCCAATTATCTACAGAACGCCCACTTGCAGATCAACCAGGATACCTGAGAACATTCCCCAGGGACCTTCTGCCCGAAATCaaacccccatctcctcctcattcTCAGTGGGATTGGGCTGGGAGTCAGCACTGGATCATTGGGAGTCAAAAGAGTCCAAACAGGAAAGGGATAGGGCACAGGGTCagggagaggggtgtaggggatgaggaggggaatGGAGAAGGGAGGCGGGGTGGGGATGGAATGTAGTTGACGAGGGGGAGGCACGATGAGATGGTGAGGGATGAGATTGCAGACAGACATGTTGATGTGGAAACAATTTGCAAGAGCCCTGTTCAAATTAATTGTCTTAATAGTATTTCCACAACGTCCCCACAGAAAACAGTCTCACCCTAGAGCAGCAGGAAGTAACCCAATTAATCTGATTTGATAAATAACACAGGATCACTTACATTGGGAGTAAGTGGCTGGAGACCCAACCACTCTGTTAACGGCCAAATTATTCCCGGGATCTGTGCACCCTGGGTCACCAGAGAAGAAATGTGGGAATGTACCTGGGGTTTGTGTGAAACACTCACCACTAATGCCTTCCAGTTTCTGAAATCCTTCCAATGAGTAATGAAAGTTTACGGGCTCCGAATAATTTATAGAGAAGGGGAGAGTCTGCACAGGGTGGGACTGAGGTATTTACAACAATCAGGAGCTTGGGCTCCGTATATGAGCACTGATTACTCAGTTCTAAGTCCTGAGAGGGATTTACAAAGCTCCTCCAAAAATGTGAGATAATTACTAGCTGAGATTTTAATGAATGTTTGAGGTGACAAACTGTCTGAGATTAGTAAGGCTCTTGCAGAAAGGAATCTTCAGTGGAAATTGCCAAATGCTTTTTTGTCAGGAAAAGGAATGGGGGAGGGGCAACaatggaggggagggaagagaatgGAGGAGgggcgtgggggaggggagagaatggaggaggggcgtgggggaggggagagaatggaggaggggcgtgggggaggggagagaagaggagatggagtgggtgaggggttggagGTAGAGGGGTGAAGAGTAACTTTTGGGTGCATTTGCACCCAGATGGCCATAGTTTCTGTGTGAATTTATGAATGGAATACTAAAGTGATATTTAACTATGGGACCTTCACCACCAAATGCAATTTATTATCTCCACCATATTTAGAAATTTCTTGCCACCATGTGCACCCGAATACCGATGCAACACTGAGCCCCAGAAGTCTGTGCCTGTGGAACCCATATCCCGCTATGTTGAACTAAGCTGGGAAGAGACCGGCCTCTCCCTATCCAGATTCACGCTGGACAgatcagaatcacagatacagggTCTGGAAGCAAAATATAAACCTGATTACACATAACGCACACCAGACTCGAGCACACCCCATCATTACAAAAGGACAGACTTTGTTGTGCACCACCCTGCTGTACATTTAttaaacaatctctcagtattcTTCTCACCGCAGAAATCATCTTCCAATTATcacagaattaatgtttccacCTGTCTGTGAAATCTTTAGCATGGCTCAAtaaacactctcacctctgagtcagagggttgtgggttcaagtcccactccacagaCTGGAGCACAAAACCCACGCTGACACTCCCAGTCCAGCaccgaaggagcgctgcactgccgcaGGGTcggcaccgagggagcgctgcactgccgcagggtcagcaccgagggagcgctgcactgccgcagggtcagcaccgagggagcgctgcactgccatagGTCCCATCTTTAATTAAATCAAGACTCTGTCAGGTGGAAATCAGCAGGAGAATTCTCTGGTGTCTCTGAGCCAATATTTAACCCTAAATCAGAAAACATTTGAATTTGTGAAATCACAAAATCCATTATCCAACTATTGTCTGAAGGCAAGCTATCAGATAGCAATGGATAGAGAACATGTGTGTTCTCAGTGGAGACGTTAGCTTCACGGGACCATCACCCTGTCGAGTGATTTCCCACTAAGGAACTGTTAATGGTAGAAAGTAGAGAATGTACAAACTGTCAGTTTTAATCTTTTCTCGTCCTACAGTATCAGAAAGATCCCAACTCTGTCGAAGTCATCATGAGAGATTTGGATATGAACCGTGATGGGCAGGTGGATTTCCAGGAGTTTATTCATTTGGTGACAGCACTCACCATCGCCTGCAATGAGTTCTTTGTCGAGCTCCTGAAGAAACAGGGCAAGTTGTGAGGAGTAAGATGAAGGGGCCAATCTcgtactgagtgtgtgctgtgtataCTCTTTGTGCACAAGCCAGTGCAGAATCATCACTGTAAACCCTTAAACACTGGACATTGTTTCAGCAGCTCCAATAAAAGTGATTCTCGGGCTGCAGCAGCTTCTCCAATTTCATTCACTAGTTCAGGGTTTTACAATAGTttgaaattcaacaacaacaacttgtatttatatagcacctttaatgcagtaaaactaTCCAAGGCATTTCACTGGaataattatcaaacaaaatcggACATCGAGCcacaggagatattaggacaagtgaccaaaagcttggtcaaaggggtcggttttaaggagcatcttaaaggagaggagagaggtttagggagggaatcccactgCTCCGGGAttgagcagctgaaggcacggctgtcaATGAtggaaaaaattgcagatgctcaagaggccataattagaggagtgcagaaatctgagcgggttgtagggctggaggagattacagagatagggaggggtgaggccgtgGAAGCTTCAGTTTCTTATTGAAATGGGAATATTTCTAACTGCCTAAAGAATGCACCAATCATAGGCCATGGAGGGGTCAGTTTTGTTTTGAGATTGTTCACTGATTAATCACTTTGCAGCCACCTCCATCCGAACAGGCTTCATCTGATTCACACCTGGAACACGAACTCAGTGGGCACCATTACTCAGAGAGTAGCCACTATATTCAGGCACTTAACAATTAGAACAGGCTGAGTGTACTGTAGGTCTCAGTTTCACTGTCAAAAGAACAAAGCCCACCCATATCAACAAGAACAGTCTGTCACACGGCATCTCCAGAAAAGGCAACCATAATTCACATTACCTTTCAAAGGAATCtgaatttgcaaggaaattacataCAGGCGCAAGCGCTAAAGAGTGGTTAATATAATGGGGAATTTTAATTATCCTCATACTAAGTATTAGTGTAAAGGGAACagaggggaaagagttcctggattgtgttcaggagaattttctaccgTGATATGTTTCCATAGGaggaaggaggcactgctggacccGGTTCTTGGGATtgagatgggccaagtagatcaagtgtcagtgggagaaccttagggaacagtgatcattgtatcataaggctggctatggaaaaggacgaagaacaatccagagtaaaattattttttttattctttcaggggatgtgggtctcactggctaggccagcatttattgcccatccctaattgttccttgagaaggtggtggtgagctgctttcttgaaccgttgcagtccatgtggtgtaggcacacccacagtgctgttctgggggtgaggggggaagttccaggattttgacccagcgaagtcAGGGACAGCCAATTTCTCAATGGGGTAAGAACAGATCTGGCAATGGTaaagtggagttcctcagggtagtgttctaggcccaaccaatTGGTGTGGTTCTGGatacacatgtaggccagagtgggtaaggttggcagatttccttccctcaaagaCCTTAATGTATTAGGTGAATTTTAATAACAATCCAACTGCTTTGTGATTACTTTCACAGAGACAGGCTTTTGCAACTGAATTTGCATTGTCAAAATGCCCACGAGAGATTTGAATTCCTGtttctgtggattattagtcaggACTCTGGATTGGCTAGTTCAAACAACCACAACGTCACTGTACCTGGGTTTAACTAGTTAATGATGCCAGGacaaatatatattaatgacaacaaaaacaaaaatacctggaaaaactcagcaggtctgacagcatctgcggagaggaacacagttaacgtttcaagtccttatgacccttcaacagaactaaggaaaaatagaaaagtggtgaaatataagctggtttaagggaggggtgggacaggtagtgctggatagagggccagggataggtggagataaccaaaagatgttatagacaaaaggacaaagaggtgttgacggtggtgatattagctaagaaatgtgctaatggggacattaagggtggaaagtaggacgagcaagggacagatagccctaatgggggtggggtggggggaagggatcgaaataggctaaaaggtagagataaaacaatggatggaaatacaattaaaaataatggaaatatgtgggaaaagaaaaatctatataaattattggaaaaagggggatcggaaaaggggtagggaaggaggagagagttcatgatctaaagttgttgaactcagtattcagtccagaggactgtaaagtgcctagtcggaagatgctTTTCCTCCagattgcgttgagcttcactggaacattgcggcaggccaaggatggacatgtggacaagagagcagggcggagtgttgaaatggcaagcgacagggaggtctgggtcatgtttgcagacagactgaaggtgttccacaaagcagtcacccagtctgcatttggtctctccaatgtagaggagaccgcattgggagtagcaaatacagtagactaaattgagggaagtgcaagtgaaatgctgcttcactcggaaagagtgtttgggcctttggacggtgaagAGGGGGCAAGtagaggggcaggtgttgtaccttctgcagttgcatgggaaggtgctgtgggtgggggttgaggtgtagggggtgatggaggaatggaccaaggACAGATGGGAACAATCCCTGCGAAATGCTGCCAGGGGTGGTGaaagaaagatgtgtttggtggtggcatcatgctggagttgacgaaaatggcggaggatgatcctttgaatgcggagactggtggggtgataagtgaggacaagggggaccctatcacatttctgggagggaggagaaggcatgagggcagatgcgggggagatgggctggacacggttgagggccctgtcaacgaccgtgggtggaaaacctcggttaaggaagaaggagaacatgtcagaggaactgtttttgaaagtggcatcatcagaacagatgtgacagaggcgaaggaactgagagaatgggatggagtccttacaggaagcggggtgtgaggagctgtagtcgaggtagctgtgggagtcagtaggcttgtaatgaatattggtggacagtctatcaccagaaattgagactgagaggtcaaggaagggaagtgtcagtgatggatcatgagaaaatgatggaggggtggaaattgtaggcaaaattaataaatttttccagatccagacaagagcatgaagcggcaccgaagcagtcatcgatgtaccggagaaagagttgtgggagggggcctgagtaggactggaacaaggaatgttccacataccccaaaaagagacaggcgtaactggggcccatgtgggcacccatagccacaccttttatttggaggaagtgagacaagtttaaggagaaattgttcattgagagaacaagttcagccagacggaggagagtagtggtggatggggattgttcgggcctctgttcgaggaagaagctaagggccctcagaccatcctggtgagggatggaggtgtagagggattggacgtccatggtgaagacgaagcggttggggccagggaactgtaacttgttgatatgatgtagggcgtgagaggaatcgcggatgtaggtgggaagagactagacaaggggagagagaatgatgtcaagaaagcaagaaatgagttccatggggcaggaacaggctgacacgatcggtctgctgggacagtcctgtttgtagattttgggtaggaggtagaagcgggccatctgaggttgggcgactatgaggttggaagctgtggagggaagatctccacaggagatgaagtcagtaacagtcctggaaacagcgacttgatgttcagtggtggggtcatggtccagggggaggtaggaggaagtgtctgtgagttgatgctcagcctccgcgaggtagaggtcagtgcaccagacaacaacagcaccacccttgtcagcgggtttgatgaaaaagtcagggttggacctgagagaacggagtgcggcaaattcagaaagagacaggttagagtgggtgagaggagcagagaaattgagacaccTGATGTCACGcctacagttctcaatgaaaagatcaagagaaggtaagaatccagagggagggatccaggtggagggagaatatttgaggcaggtaaaaggatccgttgaacggggagagaactcctgcccaaagaagtgagcccggagatgaaggcggcggaagaagagttcagcatcgtgccgagcccgaaattcattgaggtgagggcgtaagggtatgaaactgaattatatgttaatgacctggacttgggttaACAGAGAGTTATTTCAAAGttagcagatgacacaaagttccAGGAGGTAGTTAACAGTGTAGAGGATTGTAGTAAACTtcaacaggacagagagagattggtaaAATGGACAGAAATacggcaaatgaaatttaacacaAAGAAGTGTGAAGTATTGCATTTGGTGGGAAGAAAGAGGAAAAGCAAAATAAACTAAACGGTACCATTTAAATGAGAATGCAGGAACAGGGGTGCTGAAGAGATTTTCTAGAATGGCATCAGGGATGagcagaggaaggagagatttaatcgaggtgttcaaaatcatgaggtttcgatggggtaaataaggagaaaggGCCAGTGACAAGATGGACACAGattgaaaataattggcaaaagaaccagaggtgatatGCGGAAACAATTCTTTACACAGCGAGCTGTTGTGGAAGgcgttgcctgaaagggtggtgggagcagattcaataggaactttcaaaagggaactggataaatactcgaAGGGAAATTTTTTGCAAAGGAGTAATTGCATACGTCTTTCAAAAacccagcacaggcacgatgagacgaatggccttcttctgaggTGCAAGATTCTATGAATCTCTGCTGAttggggaacagtgcaggagctgAGTGGAGAATGGATGTGAACTAGTGGagacactgacacagatacaccctctctgttatggcagagccgatggtaaatgctgagctgttcaaatcccatagGAAAACTTGAGAcaagaagatcagagggaccttggtgcgcATATCCATAGACCCCTGAAGGTAGCtgagcaggtagataaggtggttaagaagacatgtaggatacttacctttattagtcggggtgtagaatacaagagcagggaggttatgctggaactgtataaaacgctggttaggcaacaactggagtactgcgtgcagttctgcaatccacattataggaaggatgtgattgcagtggagagggtgcagaggagatttaccaggatgctgcgtgggctggagggtctgatctatgaggaaagattggataggctggggttgttttccttggagcagcgaaaattgagagggaacctgatagaggtgtataagattatgaggggcatagatagggtgggtaggaaggcagtttttccattagtagaggggtcaataaccaggggggcatagatttaagataagaggtagaaggctaagaggggagttgagaaattttttcagccaaagggtgatgggagtctggaactcactgcctgaaaggatggttgagtcagaaactctcattgcatttaagaagtatttagatattcatttgcattaccatagcctccagggctgtgggccaagcgctgaaaaatgggattagtgtagtcagatctgtGTTGACCAgagtggacatgatgggctgaatggtctttttctgtgctgtagatgtctatgagtctatgagcctacaactgccacaactatttttgccaatttgtatgtttcgagatgcgggctttgaattcagtagtaataagaccaccaagccttataggtttttgcaaagctagattaaacatttattaataagagaaatgattttaagcacaaagCTTTGttaacaaattactactataataacttctaaatcccctaaataatctaactcccaggccagaatcttccggtcagcgtgcaagggcggggcccgctcgccgatgcttaaaatgatgcgcggtgacatcgggcatgcatcccaacgtcaccgcgtgtcattgcGATCTTCAGCTCCGCAGGCGTGCACCAGAATCGGTTgcctgcccgccgaactgtcaaaggcctgttaaggccattaagtacctaattaaactgattgtttggtctgcccatccaaccttaaggttggcgggcaggcgaagagcccaggcggccttcacatttctcatgaaacctcatccacaggcaggatgagatttcatgaagggtttataaattaaataaaaatttttattaagatACATAaacatttcccagctcatgtgacactgtcacgtgaggggacatgcctgagtaatttttaaattcttttctgCAACGTTTTATTCTTAAAtgaaactccctgaggcagctccgtgcctcagagagatttctacGCTCTTTTGCGCTCATAcgagaaagagcgcaggccccaactctccctcttccccctgcccgcacaggtagc from Carcharodon carcharias isolate sCarCar2 chromosome 14, sCarCar2.pri, whole genome shotgun sequence harbors:
- the LOC121287171 gene encoding protein S100-A1-like isoform X2, encoding MLSQLEGAMDAIIKVFYKYSGKEGDKYTLTKAELKDLLTGELGAFLKYQKDPNSVEVIMRDLDMNRDGQVDFQEFIHLVTALTIACNEFFVELLKKQGKL